DNA from Gracilinanus agilis isolate LMUSP501 chromosome 3, AgileGrace, whole genome shotgun sequence:
ATGATCCTGAATACCAGATAATAAAAGTTAATAGCATTACTCCTAAAAACAGGAGTAACTAAGCAAATGAAGGTCTAAGGGCCTTGGTATGTTTGGGGCTTTAAATGAaagaacttttaatttaatattgacTTTTGACATGTAGGATTACTGATCAGAGgctccccctcctctttttcttttttaaaactcaaagcccttcaatggctccctattacctaaaGAATAAAGTTGAAATTTCTTGGTCATTTGAGTCCTTTTATGTTctgttatcatttctattttaccagaTTAATCTTATGCTTTTTACtctccttcatatattttaggTTTCTGTCAATCTTGACTTCTTATTCTCCACTTAAATAAACCATTTTTCTgcaatttcccatctccatgccctTGCTCAGTTTTCCCCAAGTTTAGAATatccttcctctccatctctcccatCTTAACCTTGTCCACTGaattcttttgtcatcttttcttcAAAACACTCCCTCATTCTTCTACCTAATGAAAACCTTTCCCAAGTTCTGCTTTCACAGAGCAATATTTGCACTCCTCTTGCATTAATATGTGTTACTTTTCATTGAGTGTATTCCTCATTTCCCCTCATGTAAGGTCTACAGGGAAAAACAACTCGAGCTAGGTTCAGCCCAATGAGCTGCATACTGTAGACAGTTGGCTACTgtttggaaaggaaaataattacacTTATCTGCAATGATTTGAAAGAAGCACTTGGAACATCAAGTCACTAGCAATTTCACCAGTCAACCTCgttctaaaaattgtttttttttgttactgCACTTTTAAAAGTGTAAATTCTTATAGATTCTATAAACTAATACTAAACTGTAACACAGAAATTAATAACAAAGCTTCTACCGGGAGCTAAGTCACCATCTGAAAGGTAAAGggtaaggaaggggaagaaagaagaaaaagaatcagaatcAAACCTTTCAAAGCTaagaatgtagaaaaaaatagtcatttaattTTAGGTTATTCTCCAAGAaccttaaaaaatttaattcaactaCCAAGTATACTGAGTAtgttacaggaaaaaaaaatgcttctacTTTAGTATAGTACTCTCACAAATTCAATTAAAGATAATCTGATTTTCAATTAATATCTCTGAGCATGCTGAATATTGGATACTTGGCTCTGGTCCATTCAAAGAAGTTAGAGTCCAAAAGAGGATAGATACTATTGTATTCACAATAGATTTACTACTCTCTTTTAAAAGTATATGGCTTCAGAGTACATCCATATAAGATATAGAGGAAAGGAGCAGGTAGATCAGCATTACAGATTATACATCCACAAATTTATCAACAGATTTTAAGAGTCAAGCACCTTAATGATGGGTAAGAATCAGAAGAACCAACTTGACAGTAGATGTCAGAATAAGGTGTCAAACGCTTAACTGACAATTAGAAAAAActgcaaaaacttttttattttaattagcaaGTATGACATTAAGATCATAATCTTATGGCACAGGTTTTTGGTATACATATTTTAAACTCCGGAAACAGTCTGCAAAATAGGGCAAGAAATAAAAcgaaaagaaaagatttcaatACAATTCGACAAGCTTTTTTATTAAGTACCAAGCCCTGTGAAAGGTATTGGAGATAAAAGGTCAATCAgtaaactagcatttattaagcacctacagtacaaagatgaaagcaaaaagaaatgagaCAATACCCATTTTCAGATAAAATTGTACTGAAACCCTCCCTGCAAGTCTTAGAAACTAATTTACTTTTCTGCTAAATATTcggaaaaggaaaattttgtcTATAAAGTTTAAGAAAATCAAATCCCTCCAATTTCTTTAGATACTCGAATAGCCTTTTCACGTGCCCATAAGCTATTAGGCTATATATTTGCAAACCCACGGGGCCTGTAGCAGCTAGCTTCACTATGTACCTTTGCTCTTTCCAGAATTTCATAATCATCATTTTCAAAACTAGCTATTGAGCTTGAACATTACTAATGGAAAATGGAGGAAAGTattaattttctctcccttcccccttaaCAATTTTGCACTATTCTGTAGTGAAAAACAGCAAAGggagttgtttttttcccaaaaaaatcacttacattaaaaaaaaacaaaacaactatttTTCCAGAACTcacctttctttgcctctctccccctttccaaaACACTACCCCCGCCTTATAAAAGTCTttcaactttttttcccttttggactCTTTGCCAGCTCTATTACTCAAAGGATTCGATAGATACAGCTAAGCTGACAAAATTTTTGTTTAAGAAACAAAGCAGGAGATAAAACTTAAAAGGATAACATACCCAACAACATGTacgcacatacatacacactctcAGAGACactctcagagagagagacacacacacactcaaggGCACACAAACCcacccagagagggaaaatgtTAAGTAAGTGCTAGCTgcgaccccccccccccgccccccgcctCCGCTCTTTTCGGAGTCGCAGATTTCTCAGGCTGGGTGGCCgccttctcccctccatttctgACCTGAACTTGGTCTGCAggaccccaccccccacccccaacaccgCCCGCATCACTGCACTGGGTTGGGGATGAGAAGCCAGAGGCGGTTCCCCAGAGTGGGTGGGGTGGAGATCTCCGGACCCTTACCGCTTGACTCGGATGATCTGGTCCCGCATGGGCTTGATGTCCTGGAAGCTCTGCTGATTGACCAGGCTGTAGACAAGGATGAAGCCCTGACCATTCTTGATGTACAAGTCCCGCATGGAAGCGAACTGCTCTGTGCCCGCCGTGTCCAGGATCTCCAGCACGGACGGGGACGAGTCCACCTCAATCTCCTTGCGGTAGAAGTCCTCGATGGTGGGGTCGTATTTCTCGATGAAGGTGCCGGTCACGAACTGTACGGTGAGGGCGGATTTCCCCACCCCGCCCGAACCCAGCACCACCACTTTGTACTCGCGCATCGtcccccgccgccgccgccgccgcctcctcgGCCGCCGACATAGACTTACGCCCGCCGAGCCGGGACCCCGGACCGTGCCTCTGCCGCGTCCTCGGGCGGCTGATGCTGCCGCCGCCCCCACCACCGCCTCTCGGCCGCGGCAGCCCCctgggcggcggcggcggcagcagcagcgcTAAGGGCGGCCCTGGGCATGGACCGCGGCGGGCGGACAGAGAGCCTCGCAAACGTCGccgggagagaagagaagagcgGAAGCAGGAGCCGTAGCCGGGCTGCCGCCGCTGGCCCGCAGTGCCGCCGCCACCGTCGCTCCCCGCCCTCCTTCCTCTGCCGCTTCCTCCACCGCGGGCCGGCGGCGGGCGGCGCGCTAGCNNNNNNNNNNNNNNNNNNNNNNNNNNNNNNNNNNNNNNNNNNNNNNNNNNNNNNNNNNNNNNNNNNNNNNNNNNNNNNNNNNNNNNNNNNNNNNNNNNNNNNNNNNNNNNNNNNNNNNNNNNNNNNNNNNNNNNNNNNNNNNNNNNNNNNNNNNNNNNNNNNNNNNNNNNNNNNNNNNNNNNNNNNNNNNNNNNNNNNNNNNNNNNNNNNNNNNNNNNNNNNNNNNNNNNNNNNNNNNNNNNNNNNNNNNNNNNNNNNNNNNNNNNNNNNNNNNNNNNNNNNNNNNNNNNNNNNNNNNNNNNNNNNNNNNNNNNNNNNNNNNNNNNNNNNNNNNNNNNNNNNNNNNNNNNNNNNNNNNNNNNNNNNNNNNNNNNNNNNNNNNNNNNNNNNNNNNNNNNNNNNNNNNNNNNNNNNNNNNNNNNNNNNNNNNNNNNNNNNNNNNNNNNNNNNNNNNNNNNNNNNNNNNNNNNNNNNNNNNNNNNNNNNNNNNNNNNNNNNNNNNNNNNNNNNNNNNNNNNNNNNNNNNNNNNNNNNNNNNNNNNNNNNNNNNNNNNNNNNNNNNNNNNNNNNNNNNNNNNNNNNNNNNNNNNNNNNNNNNNNNNNNNNNNNNNNNNNNNNNNNNNNNNNNNNNNNNNNNNNNNNNNNNNNNNNNNNNNNNNNNNNNNNNNNNNNNNNNNNNNNNNNNNNNNNNNNNNNNNNNNNNNNNNNNNNNNNNNNNNNNNNNNNNNNNNNNNNNNNNNNNNNNNNNNNNNNNNNNNNNNNNNNNNNNNNNNNNNNNNNNNNNNNNNNNNNNNNNNNNNNNNNNNNNNNNNNNNNNNNNNNNNNNNNNNNNNNNNNNNNNNNNNNNNNNNNNNNNNNNNNNNNNNNNNNNNNNNNNNNNNNNNNNNNNNNNNNNNNNNNNNNNNNNNNNNNNNNNNNNNNNNNNNNNNNNNNNNNNNNNNNNNNNNNNNNNNNNNNNNNNNNNNNNNNNNNNNNNNNNNNNNNNNNNNNNNNNNNNNNNNNNNNNNNNNNNNNNNNNNNNNNNNNNNNNNNNNNNNNNNNNNNNNNNNNNNNNNNNNNNNNNNNNNNNNNNNNNNNNNNNNNNNNNNNNNNNNNNNNNNNNNNNNNNNNNNNNNNNNNNNNNNNNNNNNNNNNNNNNNNNNNNNNNNNNNNNNNNNNNNNNNNNNNNNNNNNNNNNNNNNNNNNNNNNNNNNNNNNNNNNNNNNNNNNNNNNNNNNNNNNNNNNNNNNNNNNNNNNNNNNNNNNNNNNNNNNNNNNNNNNNNNNNNNNNNNNNNNNNNNNNNNNNNNNNNNNNNNNNNNNNNNNNNNNNNNNNNNNNNNNNNNNNNNNNNNNNNNNNNNNNNNNNNNNNNNNNNNNNNNNNNNNNNNNNNNNNNNNNNNNNNNNNNN
Protein-coding regions in this window:
- the RAP2A gene encoding ras-related protein Rap-2a isoform X2, which gives rise to MREYKVVVLGSGGVGKSALTVQFVTGTFIEKYDPTIEDFYRKEIEQFASMRDLYIKNGQGFILVYSLVNQQSFQDIKPMRDQIIRVKRYEKVPVILVGNKVDLESEREVSSNEGRALAEEWGCPFMETSAKSKTMVDELFAEIVRQMNYAAQPDKDDPCCSACNIQ
- the RAP2A gene encoding ras-related protein Rap-2a isoform X1, with product MREYKVVVLGSGGVGKSALTVQFVTGTFIEKYDPTIEDFYRKEIEVDSSPSVLEILDTAGTEQFASMRDLYIKNGQGFILVYSLVNQQSFQDIKPMRDQIIRVKRYEKVPVILVGNKVDLESEREVSSNEGRALAEEWGCPFMETSAKSKTMVDELFAEIVRQMNYAAQPDKDDPCCSACNIQ